In bacterium, one genomic interval encodes:
- a CDS encoding ABC transporter ATP-binding protein gives MSEVLIQFEQVVKSFGYLRVLDGVDLQVRAGESICVIGLSGSGKSVMLKHLIRLIEPDSGRILFEGNDIGQFDSDELVTMRRRFGMLFQGAALLDSMTVAENVGLGLLESRQFTPEQIDEIVNEKLEMVGMSATKGKLPAELSGGMRKRIGLARAIATNPDVMLYDEPTSGLDPVTSDVIDDLIVELNQKLHVTSITVTHDMRSAFKIADRIVMLYHGKVEFDGTPDQVRNTPNPILQQFISGSAQGPIRVA, from the coding sequence ATGAGCGAAGTACTTATACAATTTGAGCAAGTCGTCAAGTCGTTCGGATACCTGCGAGTTCTTGACGGTGTCGATCTCCAGGTGCGGGCAGGGGAATCGATCTGCGTTATCGGATTGTCCGGCAGTGGAAAATCTGTCATGCTCAAACATCTCATTCGCCTCATTGAGCCGGATTCAGGGAGAATCCTTTTCGAAGGAAATGACATAGGGCAATTCGATTCCGATGAATTGGTGACGATGCGTCGACGGTTCGGCATGTTGTTTCAGGGAGCCGCTTTGCTTGATTCGATGACTGTCGCCGAGAATGTTGGACTTGGTTTGCTGGAGTCGCGCCAGTTCACGCCCGAGCAGATCGACGAAATAGTCAATGAGAAGTTGGAAATGGTCGGAATGTCCGCCACCAAGGGGAAACTTCCGGCAGAATTGTCGGGCGGCATGCGAAAACGGATAGGTCTGGCCCGAGCCATCGCAACCAATCCCGATGTAATGCTCTATGACGAGCCGACCTCCGGGCTCGATCCGGTTACCTCAGACGTGATCGACGACCTGATAGTTGAATTGAATCAGAAATTGCACGTGACCTCGATCACAGTGACGCATGACATGCGGTCTGCCTTTAAGATCGCCGACCGGATCGTGATGTTGTATCACGGCAAAGTGGAATTCGATGGTACCCCCGATCAAGTGCGAAACACCCCGAATCCGATTCTGCAACAGTTCATTTCCGGTTCCGCGCAGGGACCGATACGGGTGGCGTAG
- a CDS encoding YceI family protein, which translates to MQKLIVMLSICFLAGSAAKGTDFRLDATAGGDSVYFRSTAKLEFIEGKTASIDGYFSCDPGRLDSSMIGILRVDLRTLKTGIDTRDEHMRERHLHTEKYPFAFFELTRVDGLARLENGRSDSGTVRGWFYIHGVKRELSAKMTVRRTSEQGREMVTIRTQFQLLLDEYDIPRPKALFMKLAEKIDVECIFSGYNNLPAAEIQLPDWPIME; encoded by the coding sequence ATGCAAAAACTTATAGTCATGCTGTCAATCTGTTTCCTGGCCGGATCTGCGGCCAAAGGAACGGATTTTCGCCTCGACGCGACCGCCGGGGGGGACTCGGTCTATTTCCGGTCTACAGCCAAGCTGGAATTCATCGAAGGCAAGACAGCTTCGATCGACGGCTACTTTTCCTGTGATCCGGGACGTCTCGACTCAAGTATGATCGGAATTCTCAGAGTGGATTTGCGCACGCTCAAAACCGGGATCGACACTCGCGATGAGCACATGCGAGAGCGCCATTTGCACACCGAGAAGTACCCATTCGCCTTTTTTGAGCTAACCCGAGTTGATGGATTGGCCAGATTGGAAAATGGAAGGTCAGATAGTGGAACGGTCCGAGGATGGTTTTACATTCACGGGGTGAAACGTGAGTTGTCCGCCAAAATGACGGTGCGAAGGACTTCCGAGCAGGGGAGAGAAATGGTAACGATTCGTACCCAATTCCAGCTCTTGCTGGATGAGTATGATATTCCGCGTCCCAAGGCGCTGTTCATGAAATTGGCGGAAAAAATCGACGTGGAGTGCATTTTCTCCGGCTACAACAACTTACCAGCCGCGGAAATTCAGCTCCCCGACTGGCCAATTATGGAATAA
- the dnaB gene encoding replicative DNA helicase: MAFQARPDKDVQHLQPPQSGDAEQALLGSILKDDEAIHQVIGVIDSEEHFYSPRHRIIYKSMLELYNRSEPCDITTVANVMQSDNQLEKAGGRVYLVELAESVASTANVLAYATIVLDKSLLRRLIETSNEISRSAYVSENPVEDLLDAAEANIFRISESRLRQGFVPLKQLVHHSFEQIERFQSDDGALEGVMTGYSELDLMTQGLHNGDFVVVAGRPSMGKSALAVNIAESIASNEKVKKGVAIFSVEMSKEQLALRMLCGRAKISQQKLRSRKLTDAEFAQLTKHGNALSQMDIFIDDSASLTSLQMRAKARRLKAQFPHLSLIIVDYIQMMHASGRSENRQQEISVISRSMKALAKELQLPVIACSQLSRMVEHRGGDKRPQLADLRESGAIEQDADVVMFVYRPEYYLNDDERRDPKNADKIGTAEIIVAKQRNGPTGTARMAFVKEFARFENLAAGYRELPADVDPVQGSDTPF; the protein is encoded by the coding sequence ATGGCATTTCAGGCCAGACCAGATAAAGACGTACAACATCTTCAGCCGCCGCAATCGGGCGATGCCGAACAGGCGCTGCTGGGTTCGATCCTAAAGGATGACGAAGCGATCCACCAGGTGATCGGAGTGATCGACTCAGAAGAGCACTTTTATTCGCCGCGCCACCGGATCATCTACAAATCGATGCTGGAGCTGTACAACCGTTCCGAGCCGTGCGACATAACGACTGTCGCCAACGTGATGCAGAGCGATAATCAGCTCGAGAAGGCAGGTGGTCGCGTCTATCTTGTGGAGCTTGCCGAATCGGTGGCCTCGACCGCGAATGTCCTGGCTTATGCAACGATCGTCCTTGATAAATCGCTCCTCCGCCGATTGATAGAGACATCCAACGAGATATCCCGTTCGGCTTACGTTTCCGAGAATCCGGTGGAAGATCTCTTGGATGCGGCGGAAGCCAATATCTTCCGCATCTCCGAGAGCCGGCTCCGCCAGGGCTTTGTCCCGCTCAAACAACTGGTTCACCATTCGTTCGAGCAGATTGAACGGTTCCAGTCCGACGATGGCGCTCTCGAGGGAGTGATGACCGGTTACTCCGAGCTGGATCTGATGACCCAGGGCTTGCACAACGGTGACTTCGTTGTGGTCGCCGGGCGACCGTCCATGGGGAAATCGGCGCTCGCGGTCAACATCGCAGAAAGTATTGCATCGAACGAGAAGGTCAAGAAGGGGGTGGCGATCTTCTCGGTCGAAATGTCCAAGGAGCAACTCGCTTTGCGTATGCTGTGCGGACGCGCCAAGATCAGCCAGCAGAAACTTCGCTCGCGCAAGCTCACGGATGCCGAGTTCGCCCAGTTGACAAAGCACGGCAACGCGCTGTCGCAGATGGATATCTTTATTGATGACTCCGCTTCGTTGACCTCGCTGCAAATGCGGGCCAAAGCCAGACGGCTTAAGGCTCAATTCCCGCACCTCTCGTTGATCATTGTAGACTATATTCAGATGATGCATGCCTCGGGCCGCTCAGAGAACCGGCAGCAGGAGATTTCGGTCATTTCGCGAAGCATGAAGGCCCTGGCGAAAGAGTTACAATTGCCGGTGATCGCTTGCTCGCAGCTTTCCCGTATGGTGGAGCATCGCGGCGGCGACAAGCGCCCGCAGCTTGCGGACCTTCGAGAATCCGGAGCGATCGAGCAGGATGCCGACGTTGTGATGTTCGTTTATCGTCCGGAGTACTATCTTAATGATGATGAGCGCCGCGACCCCAAAAACGCCGACAAGATCGGTACGGCCGAAATCATTGTCGCCAAGCAGCGTAACGGTCCGACCGGAACTGCGCGGATGGCTTTTGTTAAGGAGTTTGCCCGGTTTGAGAACCTCGCCGCAGGCTACAGGGAGTTGCCGGCTGATGTCGATCCTGTGCAGGGTTCCGACACACCGTTTTAG
- a CDS encoding ABC transporter permease: MRVLFEQMYSIGVMSLPLIVIIAIFVGAVSAWQAAYQFKFIGAPLRYLGQAVGKAVIIELGPVLSTLVFAGRVGAGITAELGTMKVTEQIDALDAMGISPNRYLMMPRVLSCMLMVPLLVIFADFVAIIGGLIVSVVGVDVSSETYLNGFRSSFRVMDLVNGLFKAGVFGLVIGLVACFEGFRTKGGAEGVGEATTRSVVISMVLVLVLDFLFTILLFRI; this comes from the coding sequence ATGCGCGTTCTGTTCGAGCAGATGTACTCGATCGGTGTGATGTCGCTCCCGCTGATCGTTATCATCGCGATCTTCGTTGGAGCAGTCTCCGCCTGGCAGGCGGCCTATCAGTTCAAGTTCATTGGAGCACCGCTGCGTTATCTGGGGCAGGCAGTTGGCAAGGCCGTCATAATTGAATTGGGCCCGGTGTTGTCGACGCTAGTTTTTGCGGGGCGCGTCGGAGCGGGTATAACCGCTGAACTCGGGACCATGAAGGTCACCGAGCAGATCGATGCCCTGGATGCGATGGGGATCAGCCCAAATCGCTATCTGATGATGCCGCGCGTACTTTCCTGCATGCTGATGGTGCCATTGCTGGTTATTTTTGCCGACTTTGTGGCGATCATTGGCGGATTGATCGTGTCTGTCGTGGGAGTCGACGTCTCCTCCGAAACCTACCTCAACGGATTCCGCAGCTCCTTCCGTGTCATGGATCTGGTAAACGGTCTATTCAAGGCAGGGGTATTCGGTCTGGTGATCGGATTGGTCGCCTGTTTCGAAGGGTTCAGGACAAAGGGTGGTGCAGAGGGGGTCGGAGAGGCAACTACACGTTCGGTGGTCATTTCAATGGTCCTGGTTCTGGTACTGGATTTCCTGTTTACGATCTTATTGTTCCGGATCTGA
- the purH gene encoding bifunctional phosphoribosylaminoimidazolecarboxamide formyltransferase/IMP cyclohydrolase translates to MKIKRALVSVSDKTGIVELGLALDKLGVEILSTGGTLKTLRDAGIHAISVSTFTGSPEILGGRVKTLHPKIHAGILYRRHVVEDVEQMQAADYRGIDLVVVNLYPFKQTVAKPNATEEEIIENIDIGGPSMIRAAAKNFDSVTVVADPTDYGELLEEMKQNDGTTSFEFRRRCAGRAYALTADYDRAVANWFALDSTAPIQRNAEHFPDVIKLEYRKASPLRYGENPHQEASLYSDASYPAPTLLHAQVLAGKELSYNNYGDLDACLDLLLEFSEPFACILKHANPCGAAQAKTLTEAYAKAYESDPLSAYGSIIGLNKIVDLETAKLLHETPFVECMLAPGFAPDALELLVKKKTRRLLALPEIASGRKQGMVSYRYIQGGLLAQTADDHQLDPKTLQTATKLAPTPAQLTSLLFAWRVVKHTKSNAIVIAKENATVGIGMGQTSRVDSSFLAVKRAGERAKGAVLASDAFFPMPDGLEVAAEAGVAAVIQPGGSKGDDEVIATADRLGIAMVFTGIRHFKH, encoded by the coding sequence ATTAAGATCAAGCGGGCGCTGGTGTCGGTTTCCGACAAAACCGGCATTGTTGAATTGGGTTTGGCTCTCGATAAATTGGGAGTTGAGATACTTTCAACCGGCGGTACGCTGAAGACTCTTCGCGACGCCGGGATCCATGCCATTTCAGTTTCGACCTTCACCGGGTCACCGGAAATACTGGGGGGGCGCGTCAAAACGCTACACCCCAAGATCCATGCCGGAATTCTGTACCGTCGGCATGTGGTCGAAGATGTGGAGCAGATGCAGGCGGCAGATTATCGCGGCATCGATCTGGTAGTGGTCAATCTCTACCCGTTCAAGCAAACCGTAGCCAAGCCTAATGCGACCGAGGAAGAGATCATCGAAAATATCGATATTGGCGGTCCTTCGATGATCCGTGCGGCGGCCAAGAATTTCGATTCGGTGACGGTGGTGGCTGATCCTACGGATTATGGTGAACTGCTGGAAGAGATGAAGCAGAATGATGGGACGACTTCATTTGAATTCCGTCGACGTTGTGCCGGGCGCGCCTATGCGCTGACGGCCGACTACGATCGAGCGGTTGCCAACTGGTTCGCTCTCGACAGTACGGCGCCGATTCAGCGAAATGCGGAGCATTTCCCCGATGTGATAAAGTTGGAATATCGAAAAGCATCGCCGCTTCGGTATGGTGAGAATCCGCATCAGGAAGCGTCTCTATATTCCGATGCGTCGTATCCTGCGCCTACCCTGTTGCATGCCCAGGTGCTGGCCGGGAAAGAGCTGTCGTACAACAACTACGGTGATCTGGACGCCTGTCTTGATCTGTTGTTGGAGTTTAGTGAGCCGTTTGCCTGTATTCTCAAGCATGCCAATCCATGTGGAGCGGCGCAGGCGAAAACATTGACAGAAGCGTACGCCAAGGCGTACGAATCGGACCCGCTTTCGGCCTATGGATCGATCATCGGGCTGAACAAGATCGTTGATCTGGAGACAGCCAAGCTGCTGCATGAGACCCCGTTTGTTGAGTGTATGCTGGCGCCGGGCTTTGCTCCTGATGCGTTGGAACTTCTGGTCAAAAAGAAGACCCGTCGTCTGTTGGCATTGCCGGAAATAGCCTCTGGTCGTAAGCAGGGGATGGTCAGCTATCGATATATTCAGGGTGGGCTTTTGGCGCAGACCGCCGATGATCACCAACTCGACCCCAAGACTCTACAGACGGCGACCAAATTGGCGCCAACTCCGGCGCAGTTGACCTCGTTGCTGTTTGCCTGGCGCGTAGTGAAGCATACCAAATCCAATGCTATCGTGATCGCCAAAGAGAATGCCACGGTCGGGATAGGCATGGGGCAAACCTCTCGGGTCGATTCCAGCTTCCTGGCGGTAAAACGAGCGGGGGAGAGAGCCAAAGGGGCGGTGCTGGCATCGGATGCCTTTTTCCCGATGCCGGATGGGCTCGAAGTGGCGGCGGAGGCGGGAGTCGCCGCAGTGATCCAGCCGGGTGGTTCGAAAGGGGATGACGAGGTGATTGCCACCGCCGACCGGCTAGGAATTGCCATGGTCTTCACCGGGATACGCCATTTCAAGCATTGA
- a CDS encoding DUF494 family protein gives MGNRVLEIVVYLIDHMRENQGMLPSMDDLTPDLQSMGYSDTEISSAYSWVIDRFEHSDEPFFAQFPEEHHSNRVLTQYERLQLSPEAYGFLVKLVALSVIDDEQFETVLERAFSVSPQRVDLEQIKLVTAAVLFNELNEMESLALFDPKIDPTLTIN, from the coding sequence ATGGGTAACAGAGTTCTGGAAATTGTCGTTTATCTGATCGATCATATGCGGGAGAATCAGGGGATGCTTCCGAGTATGGATGATCTCACGCCAGATCTGCAGAGCATGGGCTATTCAGATACTGAGATCTCGTCCGCCTACTCCTGGGTGATCGACCGTTTTGAGCATAGTGACGAACCCTTTTTCGCCCAATTCCCGGAAGAACATCATTCCAATCGCGTTTTGACGCAATACGAGCGGTTGCAGTTGAGCCCCGAAGCGTACGGTTTCCTGGTGAAGCTGGTGGCGCTTTCGGTTATTGATGACGAGCAGTTTGAGACGGTACTTGAACGGGCGTTTTCTGTCTCGCCTCAGCGCGTTGACCTGGAACAGATAAAACTGGTGACCGCGGCCGTCCTGTTCAACGAGCTCAACGAGATGGAATCGCTGGCACTATTTGATCCAAAGATCGATCCAACCCTGACCATTAACTGA
- a CDS encoding uracil-DNA glycosylase, with protein sequence MAKTVVRDDITIPLGLASYGTIDEHYDAINGCQKCPLGKTRTKFVYGVGSPKAKLLFIGEAPGAQEDQQGEPFVGAAGKLLDKILAAIQLSRQEIYIANILKCRPPNNRDPQPNEVAECLPYLHEQIRIIQPKLICCLGRIAVQSLLQTTTPLSKLRKSWLDYHGIPMLVTYHPAALLRFPEYKKETWEDMKMLKARYDQL encoded by the coding sequence ATGGCCAAGACAGTCGTCCGTGATGATATAACGATTCCGCTCGGTCTTGCCTCATATGGGACCATTGACGAGCACTATGACGCGATCAATGGATGCCAGAAATGCCCGCTCGGAAAAACGCGCACCAAATTTGTGTACGGCGTGGGGAGTCCGAAAGCGAAATTGCTGTTTATCGGTGAGGCCCCGGGAGCACAGGAAGATCAACAGGGTGAGCCATTTGTCGGGGCCGCCGGCAAGCTGCTCGACAAGATCCTGGCAGCAATCCAGTTGTCGCGTCAGGAGATCTATATCGCCAATATCCTCAAGTGTCGGCCACCCAATAACCGGGATCCCCAGCCGAACGAAGTAGCGGAGTGTTTGCCTTACTTGCACGAACAAATTCGTATTATTCAGCCGAAGCTGATCTGCTGCCTCGGCAGAATCGCTGTGCAATCGCTCTTGCAGACCACGACGCCACTGAGTAAATTGCGCAAATCCTGGCTAGATTATCATGGGATCCCGATGCTGGTGACCTATCACCCGGCGGCGCTCCTTCGCTTCCCTGAGTACAAGAAGGAGACATGGGAAGATATGAAAATGCTCAAGGCCAGGTACGACCAACTGTAA
- the coaBC gene encoding bifunctional phosphopantothenoylcysteine decarboxylase/phosphopantothenate--cysteine ligase CoaBC gives MSLSGKKIIVGMTGGIACYKVPYLVRSLIKAGAEVRVIMTANATKFVTPMTLAATSRNPVYTDMWAERDEIATRHIELARWADLMVIAPATANFIGKTASGVSDDLLTTIVCATPAPVIIAPAMNPGMWHNPITQRNVRALVELGYQFIGPAEGEMAEKQFGIGRMLEPLEIFEQVKLFLESEAKRRSGSLAGRKVLVTAGPCREAIDPVRYISNRSSGKMGYAIAEAARDAGAEVTLISGPTHMSLPAGIRTISIETTKEMADAVKREFGSTDCLIMAAAPSDFTPTDAADQKIKRTGEKLQINLTPTTDILKEVASKRRSDQKVIGFALETENAEANGLKKLIEKKLDLIVVNNPRTEGAGFDHDTNQVMILSPEQAPEIWPIMPKFEVAARLIARVADLLAVGPSSAKTNQRG, from the coding sequence ATGTCACTATCCGGCAAGAAAATTATCGTCGGAATGACCGGCGGCATTGCCTGCTATAAGGTGCCATACCTGGTTCGCTCGCTGATCAAGGCTGGGGCGGAAGTCCGGGTCATTATGACAGCCAATGCGACCAAGTTTGTTACGCCAATGACACTGGCGGCAACTTCGCGGAATCCGGTTTATACCGATATGTGGGCGGAGCGTGATGAGATCGCCACCCGCCATATTGAGTTGGCTCGCTGGGCAGACCTGATGGTGATCGCTCCGGCAACTGCCAACTTCATCGGCAAGACTGCTTCGGGAGTATCTGATGATCTGCTGACCACTATCGTTTGTGCGACACCGGCGCCGGTGATCATCGCTCCGGCAATGAACCCCGGGATGTGGCACAATCCGATCACTCAACGAAATGTGCGCGCGTTAGTGGAACTCGGGTATCAGTTTATTGGCCCGGCTGAAGGCGAAATGGCCGAAAAGCAGTTCGGTATAGGTCGCATGCTGGAGCCACTCGAGATATTTGAGCAGGTGAAACTTTTTCTCGAATCCGAAGCGAAGCGACGCTCTGGAAGTTTGGCCGGTAGAAAAGTGCTGGTGACGGCGGGTCCCTGCCGGGAAGCGATCGACCCAGTCCGATACATTTCCAATCGTTCATCAGGAAAGATGGGGTATGCGATTGCCGAAGCCGCGCGCGATGCCGGCGCAGAGGTCACGTTGATCTCCGGACCCACTCATATGTCACTTCCCGCCGGAATTCGCACGATCTCTATTGAGACGACCAAAGAGATGGCCGATGCCGTCAAGCGTGAGTTCGGATCGACCGATTGCCTGATCATGGCGGCTGCGCCATCGGATTTTACACCGACTGATGCGGCTGATCAGAAGATCAAGCGCACGGGGGAGAAACTCCAGATCAACCTGACTCCGACCACGGATATACTGAAAGAGGTCGCGTCTAAGCGACGGTCCGACCAGAAAGTAATCGGTTTTGCCCTCGAGACAGAAAATGCCGAAGCGAACGGACTGAAGAAACTGATTGAGAAAAAGCTTGATCTGATCGTTGTCAACAATCCGCGGACCGAAGGGGCAGGCTTTGATCATGACACTAATCAGGTGATGATCCTTTCGCCCGAGCAGGCACCGGAAATCTGGCCGATCATGCCTAAATTCGAGGTTGCGGCGCGACTAATCGCACGAGTCGCCGACTTGCTTGCAGTCGGACCATCTTCGGCAAAGACTAATCAGCGTGGCTGA